Proteins encoded together in one Thermophilibacter immobilis window:
- a CDS encoding ATP-binding cassette domain-containing protein, whose product MGIFGPSGSGKSTLLHCMTGLTQAPEGSVNMLGNELTSPGRSALSRLQRAHAGFVFQSFCLIDSLNVADNVALPSRLLRRSLPQDAVEGPLTEVVLGGPWWSLVVLGGPWWSLVVLGGPWWSLVVLGGPWWSLVVVARSASSRCPVASSSVDLLRKFSEKPKKAVVLVTHDLSAAKLVNRAVVIRDGLIDSEERHPTAEHLLELMEA is encoded by the coding sequence GTGGGGATCTTCGGCCCGAGCGGCTCGGGAAAGTCGACCCTTCTGCACTGCATGACGGGGCTGACGCAGGCGCCGGAAGGCTCGGTCAACATGTTGGGCAACGAGCTCACCTCGCCGGGCCGCTCGGCCCTGTCCAGGCTCCAGCGTGCGCACGCTGGCTTCGTCTTCCAGTCGTTCTGCCTCATCGATTCTCTAAATGTGGCGGACAACGTCGCCCTGCCGTCACGGCTCCTGAGAAGGTCCCTGCCCCAAGACGCGGTGGAGGGCCCGCTCACCGAGGTGGTCCTTGGTGGTCCTTGGTGGTCCTTGGTGGTCCTTGGTGGTCCTTGGTGGTCCTTGGTGGTCCTTGGTGGTCCTTGGTGGTCCTTGGTGGTCCTTGGTGGTCCTTGGTGGTCCTTGGTGGTCGTGGCAAGGAGCGCATCCAGTCGCTGTCCGGTGGCGAGCAGCAGCGTTGACCTTCTCAGGAAATTCAGCGAGAAACCGAAAAAGGCCGTGGTGCTGGTCACCCACGACCTGTCCGCAGCCAAGCTCGTGAACCGTGCCGTCGTCATACGCGACGGGCTCATCGACTCGGAGGAGCGGCACCCTACCGCCGAGCACCTCCTCGAACTGATGGAGGCCTAG
- the gltX gene encoding glutamate--tRNA ligase — protein sequence MSDSTTPVRVRFAPSPTGKLHVGGARTAIYNWAFARSHHGTFILRIDDTDPTRSTEENTQIILRALRWLGLDWDEGPEVGGDFGPYEQTERAELYRAAARRLWDEGRAYPCFCTPDQLAADKAAAQERKDPFQGYQRRCRGLDPAEARSRVEAGEPYVLRIKVPLDRGDVVVHDAVHGDVTFDAKELDDFVIQRTDGTPTYNFATVVDDAAMRITHVIRGDDHLSNTPRQIMVYEALGAPVPTFAHLSMILGADGKKLSKRHGATNVEEYRDAGYLSDAFVNYLALLGWSLDGETTIVPRATLAARFSLDHVSKNPATFDPDKLDWINATYLNAMSDDEFARKVMVPELVSAHLMAPGERRDPAWLRALARVVKPRTKMSADAARVAAPVFATAATLAYDEKSVAKGLARQGAGAILDAASEALGTVDAADWTAEAVDTALEALPEELGLKKRLVFQAVRVAVCGNLVSPPLGETMALVGKDDCLARVARARTMAL from the coding sequence ATGTCCGACAGCACCACCCCCGTCCGCGTGCGCTTCGCGCCCTCCCCCACCGGCAAGCTCCACGTGGGCGGCGCGCGCACCGCGATCTACAACTGGGCCTTCGCCCGCTCCCATCACGGAACCTTTATCCTGCGCATCGACGACACCGACCCCACGCGCTCGACCGAGGAGAACACCCAGATCATCCTGCGCGCCCTGCGCTGGCTGGGCCTGGACTGGGACGAAGGCCCCGAGGTCGGCGGGGACTTTGGCCCCTACGAGCAGACCGAGCGCGCCGAGCTCTACCGCGCCGCCGCGCGCAGGCTCTGGGACGAGGGCAGGGCGTACCCGTGCTTCTGCACGCCCGACCAGCTCGCGGCCGACAAGGCCGCCGCGCAGGAGCGCAAGGACCCCTTCCAGGGCTATCAGCGCCGCTGCCGCGGCCTCGACCCCGCCGAGGCGCGCTCCCGCGTGGAGGCCGGCGAGCCGTACGTCCTGCGCATCAAGGTGCCGCTCGACCGCGGCGACGTGGTGGTCCACGACGCGGTCCACGGCGACGTGACCTTTGACGCCAAGGAGCTCGACGACTTTGTCATCCAGCGCACCGACGGCACGCCCACCTACAACTTCGCCACCGTGGTCGACGACGCCGCCATGCGGATCACGCACGTCATCCGCGGCGACGACCACCTCTCCAACACCCCGCGCCAGATCATGGTCTACGAGGCCCTGGGCGCGCCGGTGCCCACCTTCGCGCACCTCTCGATGATCCTGGGCGCGGACGGCAAGAAGCTCTCCAAGCGCCACGGCGCCACCAACGTGGAGGAGTACCGCGACGCGGGCTACCTCTCCGACGCCTTCGTGAACTACCTGGCGCTTCTGGGGTGGTCGCTGGACGGCGAGACCACGATCGTGCCGCGCGCGACCCTGGCCGCGCGCTTCTCGCTCGACCACGTCTCCAAGAACCCGGCCACCTTCGACCCGGACAAGCTCGACTGGATCAACGCGACCTACCTCAACGCGATGTCCGACGACGAGTTCGCCCGTAAGGTCATGGTCCCCGAGCTCGTGAGCGCGCACCTCATGGCCCCCGGCGAGAGGCGCGACCCCGCCTGGCTGCGAGCGCTCGCCCGCGTGGTGAAGCCGCGCACCAAGATGTCCGCCGACGCCGCGCGGGTGGCCGCCCCCGTCTTTGCCACGGCCGCCACCCTCGCCTACGACGAGAAGTCCGTGGCAAAGGGGCTCGCCAGGCAGGGCGCCGGCGCGATCCTGGACGCCGCGTCCGAGGCGCTCGGGACCGTGGACGCCGCCGACTGGACGGCCGAGGCCGTGGACACTGCCCTGGAGGCGCTGCCCGAGGAGCTGGGCCTCAAGAAACGCCTGGTCTTCCAGGCCGTACGCGTGGCCGTGTGCGGCAACCTGGTGAGCCCGCCTCTCGGCGAGACCATGGCGCTCGTGGGCAAAGACGACTGCCTCGCTCGGGTCGCGCGCGCACGCACGATGGCCCTCTAG
- a CDS encoding DUF2200 family protein, translated as MPQPPWGADVLDERFAIATCAPSYDGGAIVRRRGRQGKQPEGLPGGVRVGLPALGRQGRTQGARAEVDAVTSWLTGYETSQLPSSRPLTSPTGTFFRGASRPNPR; from the coding sequence GTGCCGCAACCGCCCTGGGGCGCGGACGTCCTTGACGAACGTTTTGCGATTGCCACATGCGCCCCGTCGTATGATGGGGGCGCAATAGTTCGGCGGAGGGGGCGCCAGGGCAAACAGCCAGAAGGTCTACCGGGTGGGGTTCGCGTGGGTCTACCCGCTCTTGGTCGCCAAGGCCGAACGCAAGGGGCGCGCGCCGAGGTGGACGCCGTCACGTCCTGGCTCACGGGCTACGAGACCAGCCAATTGCCGAGCTCGCGGCCTCTGACGTCACCTACGGGGACTTTCTTCAGAGGCGCTTCGCGCCCCAACCCCAGATGA
- the metK gene encoding methionine adenosyltransferase codes for MSHRNRFFTSESVTEGHPDKICDQVSDAILDAIIRKETELESAGYVSPSGMPACVNNIRCACETFVTTGTVIVAGEIRTAAYVDVQRIAREVIRRIGYDRAKYGFDCDTCGVLNLIHEQSPDIAMGVDESFDAQAGGTTDPIDAIGAGDQGMMFGYASDETDVLMPMPAYLAQRLSERLSAVRKDHTVDYLRPDGKTQVTVRYEDDRPVEVTAIVVSTQHADKIKDMGVIKRDMIEHVIAPVLDEVGIRWRDADIYVNPTGRFVVGGPMGDTGLTGRKIIVDTYGGMGRHGGGCFSGKDCTKVDRSAAYAARWVAKNVVSAGLAHKCEIELAYAIGVAHPLSIMVDTFGTGAVDDETIERAVERVFDLRPGAIVRDLRLRRPIFEKTAAYGHFGREDPDFTWERCDRVEELKRAVAEARVA; via the coding sequence ATGTCTCACCGCAACCGCTTCTTCACCTCCGAGAGCGTCACGGAGGGCCACCCCGACAAGATCTGCGACCAGGTCTCCGACGCCATCCTCGACGCGATCATCCGCAAGGAGACCGAGCTCGAGTCTGCGGGCTACGTCTCTCCGTCGGGCATGCCGGCCTGCGTGAACAACATCCGCTGCGCCTGCGAGACCTTCGTGACCACGGGGACCGTGATCGTGGCCGGCGAGATTCGCACGGCTGCCTACGTCGACGTGCAGAGGATCGCCCGCGAGGTCATCCGCCGGATCGGCTACGACCGCGCGAAGTACGGCTTCGATTGCGACACCTGCGGCGTGCTCAACCTCATCCACGAGCAGAGCCCCGACATCGCCATGGGGGTCGACGAGTCCTTCGACGCGCAGGCCGGCGGCACGACGGACCCCATCGACGCCATCGGCGCCGGCGACCAGGGCATGATGTTCGGCTACGCCTCGGACGAGACCGACGTCCTCATGCCCATGCCCGCCTACCTCGCGCAGCGGCTCTCCGAGCGCCTGTCCGCCGTGCGCAAGGACCACACGGTGGACTACCTGCGCCCCGACGGCAAGACCCAGGTGACCGTGCGCTACGAGGACGACCGCCCCGTCGAGGTCACGGCCATCGTCGTTTCCACGCAGCACGCCGACAAGATCAAAGACATGGGCGTCATCAAGCGCGACATGATCGAGCACGTGATCGCGCCGGTCCTGGACGAGGTGGGCATCCGCTGGAGGGACGCCGACATCTACGTAAACCCCACCGGGCGCTTCGTGGTCGGCGGGCCCATGGGCGACACGGGTCTCACGGGCCGCAAGATCATCGTGGACACCTACGGTGGCATGGGTCGTCACGGCGGCGGGTGCTTCTCGGGCAAGGACTGCACCAAGGTCGATCGCTCGGCCGCCTACGCGGCGCGCTGGGTGGCCAAGAACGTGGTGTCCGCCGGCCTCGCGCACAAGTGCGAGATCGAGCTCGCCTACGCAATCGGCGTCGCGCACCCGCTGTCCATCATGGTGGACACCTTCGGCACGGGAGCGGTGGACGACGAGACGATCGAGCGCGCGGTCGAGCGCGTCTTCGACCTGCGCCCGGGCGCCATCGTGCGCGACCTCAGGCTGCGCCGCCCCATCTTCGAGAAGACCGCGGCCTACGGGCACTTCGGCCGCGAGGACCCCGACTTCACCTGGGAGAGGTGCGACCGCGTCGAGGAGCTCAAGCGCGCCGTCGCCGAGGCGCGGGTGGCGTAG
- a CDS encoding TetR/AcrR family transcriptional regulator, giving the protein MNILDDKVTSRLASDVQSVREVARDSIEQTVARQGARLRSGTKTRKSAATREKIMSAAAELMVEHGSTDFQMSEVSERCAMSKGALYYYFADKTALVRSVFDRSVDGLVDSVEGVVAKAPSSAESIFGLVQTLVEGLRPGTPLMLAMTRGSAADGHDVLPSVETHLARIISILTAQFERAKEEGLVRAESNSRLSAVGIVGSFVVYEYVGPDIAAHESSDLVREMLDLVFSGMGTARARTLFSAKNPTTHELPPSGKDE; this is encoded by the coding sequence GTGAACATCTTGGACGACAAGGTGACCTCCCGGCTGGCCAGCGACGTCCAGAGCGTGCGCGAGGTGGCTCGCGACAGCATCGAGCAGACCGTGGCCCGCCAGGGCGCGCGCCTGCGCTCGGGCACCAAGACGCGCAAGAGTGCGGCCACCCGCGAGAAGATCATGTCCGCCGCCGCCGAGCTCATGGTCGAGCACGGCAGCACCGACTTCCAGATGAGCGAGGTCTCGGAGCGCTGCGCGATGTCGAAGGGCGCCCTCTACTACTATTTCGCCGACAAGACCGCGCTCGTGCGCTCCGTCTTCGATCGCTCGGTCGACGGCCTGGTGGACAGCGTCGAGGGCGTCGTGGCCAAGGCCCCCTCCTCGGCGGAGTCGATCTTCGGCCTCGTCCAGACCCTCGTCGAGGGCCTGCGTCCCGGGACCCCCCTCATGCTCGCCATGACGCGCGGGTCGGCGGCCGACGGCCACGACGTGCTCCCGAGCGTCGAGACGCACCTCGCGCGCATCATCTCGATCCTCACGGCCCAGTTCGAGCGGGCCAAGGAGGAGGGGCTCGTGCGCGCCGAGTCCAACAGCCGCCTGAGCGCCGTGGGTATCGTCGGATCGTTCGTGGTCTACGAGTACGTCGGGCCCGACATTGCGGCGCACGAGAGCTCCGACCTCGTGCGCGAGATGCTCGACCTGGTCTTCTCGGGCATGGGCACCGCGCGCGCCCGCACGCTCTTCTCGGCTAAGAATCCCACGACACACGAGCTTCCCCCATCAGGAAAGGATGAATGA
- a CDS encoding ABC transporter permease family protein: MAFWSALIFLCGGFGAARGASKTKPLAALSELERATSKVPLLRIALLGLSIACAVWFYDLMKTADAKDVITWGFVFPLPIIGVFSALSPWILPTVLRAWSILLRPLVLSDLAGKEARYSLASSSSMELPVMVGYEIICGFSSALGPLAVWYATHVGSDGDFMVGWTPTVIMLGGPLLICVVGATASALMSAADRSQSTASLISLGATPAETVCVSLIEATLHMLNALIVGALAVLVSIFFTSLALGVAPFEGLDLDVGLVVCAVGLGLVAVALCAGTLHGILRVRGAE; this comes from the coding sequence GTGGCGTTCTGGTCCGCACTCATCTTTCTATGTGGGGGATTCGGTGCCGCCCGAGGGGCCTCAAAGACAAAGCCCCTGGCTGCTCTCTCGGAGCTGGAGCGCGCCACGTCCAAGGTCCCGTTGCTCAGAATCGCCCTGCTGGGTCTCTCTATCGCATGCGCCGTCTGGTTCTACGACCTTATGAAGACCGCTGATGCGAAGGATGTAATCACCTGGGGCTTCGTCTTCCCCCTTCCCATCATCGGCGTCTTCTCCGCCCTCTCTCCCTGGATCCTGCCGACCGTACTCCGAGCGTGGTCCATCCTGCTCAGACCCCTCGTCCTGTCCGACCTAGCAGGAAAGGAGGCTCGTTACTCCCTTGCCAGCAGCTCCTCCATGGAGTTGCCCGTCATGGTAGGCTACGAGATTATCTGTGGGTTCTCTTCCGCCCTAGGTCCTCTGGCCGTGTGGTATGCCACGCACGTGGGCTCAGACGGTGATTTCATGGTGGGTTGGACGCCGACGGTCATCATGCTGGGTGGACCTTTGCTCATCTGCGTAGTGGGCGCGACGGCAAGCGCACTGATGTCCGCTGCGGACCGCAGTCAGAGCACCGCCTCCCTGATATCTCTGGGAGCGACCCCGGCGGAGACTGTCTGCGTCAGTCTCATCGAGGCGACGCTTCACATGCTCAATGCCCTGATCGTGGGGGCTCTTGCCGTTCTCGTCTCGATCTTCTTCACGTCGCTGGCCCTCGGAGTAGCTCCTTTCGAGGGGCTAGACCTCGACGTGGGACTCGTGGTCTGCGCGGTCGGGCTGGGTCTGGTCGCAGTCGCCCTGTGCGCGGGTACCCTGCACGGCATCCTGCGGGTGCGGGGTGCGGAATAG
- the sdaAA gene encoding L-serine ammonia-lyase, iron-sulfur-dependent, subunit alpha — MSSTPQTLATTSAFEVLGPVMVGPSSSHTAGALRCARVATSLVEGRVARVRFTLWNSFAHTHRGHGTDRALVAGVLGLDADDERIRDAFELAREAGLDVSFEVAGDDATMHPNTVDIDLEGTDGVRCQVRGESLGGARVRISRINGVGVDITGAYATLFVAHEDVPGALASLTTLLAEANVNIARCRTYRTEQGGRAYTVFETDGAPDASVVPMVRQLRHVSYATFIQVPGSASMLSPGVTAPELFDNGAQLLDACEARGTSIGALMRLRETQLTGAARADEAMARVLEVMRRETSEPIARPQRSLGGFIGGEARRVNAAAATLAPALMGFAQTDAVARAMAVLERSAAMGVIVAAPTAGASGVVPGCVLACADALGANDDAAAAALWCAAAVGLNIQTSASVAGAEGGCQAEVGSAAAMAAAALVELMGGTPAEALTASSLALSNLLGLVCDPVGGLVEVPCQARNAIGVAAAFSSAQLALSGVGSLVPFDEVVRTMAEVGHAMPASLRETARGGLAVAPSARAACAACNACG; from the coding sequence GTGTCCTCTACGCCGCAGACGCTTGCCACCACATCGGCCTTCGAGGTCCTGGGGCCCGTGATGGTGGGTCCCTCCTCCTCGCACACCGCGGGCGCCCTGCGCTGCGCGCGCGTGGCCACCTCGCTCGTGGAGGGCCGCGTGGCGCGCGTGCGCTTCACCCTGTGGAACTCCTTCGCCCACACGCATCGGGGCCACGGCACCGACCGCGCGCTGGTGGCCGGGGTCCTGGGGCTCGACGCCGACGACGAGCGCATCAGGGACGCCTTCGAGCTCGCCCGCGAGGCCGGGCTCGACGTGAGCTTCGAGGTAGCCGGCGACGACGCCACGATGCACCCCAACACCGTGGACATCGACCTCGAGGGCACGGACGGCGTCCGCTGCCAGGTGCGCGGTGAGAGCCTCGGCGGGGCCAGGGTGCGCATCAGCCGCATCAACGGGGTGGGCGTGGACATCACGGGGGCCTACGCCACCCTCTTCGTGGCGCACGAGGACGTTCCCGGCGCCCTGGCCAGTCTCACGACGCTTCTCGCCGAGGCGAACGTGAACATAGCCCGCTGCCGCACCTATCGCACCGAGCAGGGCGGGCGGGCCTACACCGTCTTCGAGACCGACGGGGCGCCGGACGCCTCCGTGGTGCCCATGGTGCGCCAGCTGCGCCACGTGAGCTACGCGACGTTCATCCAGGTGCCGGGCTCGGCCTCCATGCTCTCCCCCGGCGTCACGGCCCCGGAGCTCTTTGACAACGGGGCCCAGCTCCTGGATGCCTGCGAGGCGCGCGGCACGTCCATCGGGGCGCTCATGCGCCTGCGTGAGACGCAGCTCACGGGGGCCGCGCGCGCCGACGAGGCCATGGCCCGCGTGCTCGAGGTCATGCGACGAGAGACGAGCGAGCCGATCGCACGGCCGCAGCGCTCCCTAGGCGGCTTCATCGGGGGCGAGGCGCGGCGCGTGAACGCGGCCGCGGCGACCCTCGCGCCGGCGCTCATGGGGTTTGCCCAGACGGACGCCGTGGCGCGCGCGATGGCCGTCCTGGAGCGCTCGGCCGCCATGGGCGTCATCGTGGCCGCCCCCACGGCGGGCGCCTCAGGCGTGGTGCCGGGCTGCGTGCTCGCCTGCGCCGACGCGCTCGGGGCGAATGACGACGCCGCAGCTGCGGCCCTGTGGTGCGCGGCGGCCGTAGGGCTCAACATCCAGACCTCGGCCTCGGTGGCCGGGGCCGAGGGCGGCTGCCAGGCCGAGGTGGGCAGCGCGGCGGCCATGGCGGCCGCGGCCCTGGTCGAGCTCATGGGCGGGACGCCCGCCGAGGCCCTGACCGCGAGCTCACTGGCGCTCTCCAATTTGCTCGGCCTGGTCTGCGACCCGGTGGGCGGCCTCGTGGAGGTGCCCTGCCAGGCGAGAAACGCTATCGGCGTGGCGGCGGCCTTCTCGTCCGCGCAGCTCGCGCTGTCCGGTGTGGGCTCGCTCGTGCCGTTCGACGAGGTCGTGCGCACCATGGCCGAGGTGGGCCACGCGATGCCGGCGTCCCTGCGCGAGACCGCCCGCGGTGGCCTCGCGGTCGCGCCCTCCGCGCGCGCCGCCTGCGCGGCGTGTAACGCCTGCGGGTAG